The Candidatus Syntrophosphaera sp. DNA window GGCTCCAGTTGAATCCTCACTTTCCGAAATAGAGATTCATCCATGCTGCAGTTCAACCATTCTGTTCGTTGGCGGACGAGCTAATACAGATAGTCTGGATCTTCGTAATCCGGAGCTGATTCAGGGGCCAGCAATTCCGGGACGGGCTCCGGGCCGCGGCTGAGATAGAGCCGGACATTGGAGCCTCTTTCGATCTTGGAGCCCACTTCCGGAACGCAGCGGATCACGTTGTTCACGGCATAGGCGTCTGAATATAAGGAATCGGCCACAACGCCCTTGAGCCCGACATTGTGCAAAGTGTAATAGGCCTCATGGAAGCTGAGGCCAATGACCGAAGGTACCCCAACCTGCTTCGAGCCGCTGCTGACCCTCAGATAGACAGTGCCTTCCGGCTTGAGCCTTTCTCCTGGCTGAGGGTCCTGCTCCAAGATGGTCTCGATCATTTCTGTTTCAGACCAGATCGAATCCTTTATTACTGCGTGCAGTCCCAGTTCGGTCAGGTTTCTGCGCGCGCGGGAAAAACTCATTCCGACAAGATTGGGCACCTCAACGTTCTTGGGTTTTCCGAACAGGAGCGGAAAGATCACCTGGCTGGTAATAAAAGCGCTCAAAAAGATGATCCCGAAGCCGATGCCCAAGGCCAGCCAGAACTTTTGCCAGTTTGTTTTCTTCATTTCATTTCCTTTTGATCATCTTGGCCGCAAAGGCCCCATCCATGTTATGGATGAACGGCAGGGTCCTGTACATCCCAGCTGCCGTGTAACTTGAGGGCAGGATCTGGGAAGCGTCAATTAATTTGAAGCGCGGATTCCGGGCAAGAAATTTCTGGATCTGATCTTCATTCTCTGCCGGATTCATCGTACAGGTGGAATAGACCATGATCCCCTCTG harbors:
- a CDS encoding PASTA domain-containing protein, whose translation is MKKTNWQKFWLALGIGFGIIFLSAFITSQVIFPLLFGKPKNVEVPNLVGMSFSRARRNLTELGLHAVIKDSIWSETEMIETILEQDPQPGERLKPEGTVYLRVSSGSKQVGVPSVIGLSFHEAYYTLHNVGLKGVVADSLYSDAYAVNNVIRCVPEVGSKIERGSNVRLYLSRGPEPVPELLAPESAPDYEDPDYLY